The Seriola aureovittata isolate HTS-2021-v1 ecotype China chromosome 3, ASM2101889v1, whole genome shotgun sequence genome includes a region encoding these proteins:
- the LOC130163419 gene encoding BTB/POZ domain-containing protein 3-like gives MAAELFPTKKLVPPASASSTTSIQQYQQQNLTNNNTASAAQGCCNWQGLYPTIRERNSVMFNNEMMADVHFVVGPPGGTQRVPGHKYVLAVGSSVFHAMFYGELAEDQEEIRIPDVEPPSFLAMLKYIYCDEIDLCADTVLATLYAAKKYIVPHLARACVNFLETSLSAKNACVLLSQSCLFEEPDLTQRCWEVIDAQAELALRSEGFCDIDTQTLESILRRETLNAKEMVVFEAALNWAEAECQRQDLSPTIENKRLVLGKAIYLIRIPTMALEDFANGAAQSGVLTLNETNDIFLWYTAANKPELLFCTKPRKGLAPQRCHRFQSCAYRSNQWRYRGRCDSIQFAVDKRVFIAGFGLYGSSCGSAEYSAKIELKRQGVPMAQRIIKYFSDGSSSTFPVWFEYPVQIEPDTFYTASVVLDGNELSYFGQEGMTEVQCGKVTFQFQCSSDSTNGTGVQGGQIPELIFYA, from the exons ATGGCTGCAGAGCTGTTCCCCACTAAGAAGCTGGTCCCCCCCGCCTCAGCGAGCAGCACCACCTCCATCCAGCAGTACCAGCAGCAGAACCTGACCAACAACAACACCGCCTCCGCCGCGCAGGGCTGCTGCAACTGGCAGGGCCTGTACCCCACCATCCGAGAGAG AAATTCAGTCATGTTCAACAATGAGATGATGGCGGATGTTCACTTCGTGGTCGGGCCACCTGGAGGGACGCAGCGAGTCCCAGGACACAAG taCGTCCTGGCCGTCGGCAGCTCCGTGTTCCACGCCATGTTCTACGGCGAACTGGCCGAGGATCAGGAGGAGATCCGGATCCCTGACGTGGAGCCTCCTTCCTTCCTGGCCATGTTGAA GTACATCTACTGCGATGAGATCGACCTTTGCGCCGACACGGTGCTCGCCACCCTTTATGCTGCCAAAAAGTACATCGTGCCTCACCTGGCCCGGGCCTGCGTCAACTTCCTGGAGACCAGCCTTAGCGCCAAGAACGCCTGCGTGCTGCTGTCGCAGAGCTGCCTGTTCGAGGAGCCCGACCTGACGCAGCGCTGCTGGGAGGTGATCGACGCGCAGGCCGAGCTCGCGCTGCGCTCCGAGGGCTTCTGCGACATCGACACTCAGACGCTGGAGAGCATCCTGCGGCGGGAGACGCTCAACGCCAAAGAGATGGTGGTGTTCGAGGCGGCGCTGAACTGGGCCGAGGCCGAGTGCCAACGACAGGACCTGTCCCCGACCATCGAGAACAAGCGCCTGGTCCTGGGGAAGGCCATCTACCTGATCCGCATCCCCACCATGGCGTTAGAGGACTTCGCCAACGGAGCGGCGCAGTCCGGTGTGCTCACGCTCAACGAGACCAACGACATCTTCCTGTGGTACACCGCCGCCAACAAGCCTGAACTCCTGTTCTGCACCAAACCTCGTAAAGGCCTGGCGCCGCAGCGCTGCCACCGCTTCCAGTCATGCGCCTACAGGAGCAACCAGTGGCGGTACCGAGGCCGCTGCGACAGCATCCAGTTCGCCGTGGACAAGCGCGTGTTCATCGCCGGCTTCGGTTTGTACGGCTCCAGCTGCGGCTCGGCCGAGTACAGCGCCAAGATCGAGCTGAAGCGTCAGGGCGTGCCGATGGCGCAGAGGATCATCAAGTACTTCTCGGACGGCTCCAGCAGCACCTTCCCCGTCTGGTTCGAGTACCCGGTGCAGATCGAGCCGGACACCTTCTACACCGCCAGCGTGGTGCTGGACGGCAACGAGCTGAGCTACTTCGGCCAGGAGGGCATGACAGAGGTGCAGTGTGGGAAAGTGACCTTCCAGTTCCAGTGCTCCTCGGACAGCACCAACGGCACCGGAGTGCAGGGGGGGCAGATCCCCGAGCTCATCTTCTACGCCTGA